A window of Mucilaginibacter sp. PAMC 26640 contains these coding sequences:
- a CDS encoding alpha-amylase has translation MRRRIFLLTSIIGLLLGTVSCSKKSVDVPSGGGGTVTPPVTNGKALPSGAGDGVTFINSGASAIFNIYAPGKTSMAVIGEFNNWSPTAMTVTPDGNNWWVQIDNLDASKEYAYQFLADGTLKVADPYCEKVLDPDNDKYIPASVYPNLKAYPAGQTGIVSVMQANQPTYTWKNTNFTRPDKNKLVIYELHVRDFVGTHSYKTLTDTLNYLTNLGVNAIELMPVNEFEGNSSWGYNPSFYFAVDKYYGTKNDLKAFIDACHSRGMAVIMDMVLNHSFGQSPMVQLYFDKATQKPTSANPWFNVDPKHPYNVGYDFNHQSAATKYFAKNVMKFYMQQYKIDGYRFDLAKGFTQNVSSDDGSFAAYDASRVAIWNEYNTFIKSIDNNNFYNILEFFGGDREEKELSDNGMMLWSNINYNVNEATMGYVPTSNFARLYFTNHSGFTQPDNIVSYMESHDEERLMYKNIQFGNSGGASGYNVKTLATALSRQEAAAAFLFTAPGPKMVWQFGELGYDVSIDQNGRTGEKPIHWEYNNDPLRHKLYATFSKLIKMKINNAVFATSTITYNAAGSIKTAYLTGTGGTNVVVAGNFDVNTQSATLAFPSAGTWYDYMTGTSINVTLPYTVNFAPGEYHIYSSTVLK, from the coding sequence ATGAGGAGAAGAATATTTTTATTAACAAGTATTATCGGCTTACTGTTAGGCACTGTAAGCTGCAGTAAGAAAAGTGTGGATGTGCCATCCGGCGGTGGGGGCACTGTTACGCCTCCGGTTACCAATGGCAAAGCACTCCCTTCCGGCGCAGGGGATGGAGTAACCTTTATCAATTCGGGTGCTTCGGCCATCTTTAATATTTACGCACCGGGCAAAACCTCTATGGCCGTTATTGGCGAGTTTAATAATTGGTCGCCTACCGCCATGACTGTTACCCCCGATGGTAATAACTGGTGGGTGCAGATAGATAACCTGGACGCCAGCAAAGAATATGCCTATCAGTTCCTGGCAGATGGCACCTTAAAAGTAGCCGACCCCTACTGCGAAAAGGTATTGGATCCGGATAACGATAAGTATATCCCGGCCAGTGTGTATCCAAATTTAAAGGCATACCCTGCGGGCCAAACAGGCATAGTAAGTGTAATGCAGGCTAATCAGCCCACCTACACCTGGAAGAACACCAACTTTACCCGCCCGGATAAAAATAAACTCGTGATCTATGAATTACACGTTCGCGATTTTGTGGGTACACACAGCTATAAAACCTTAACAGATACGCTGAATTATCTGACCAATTTAGGTGTTAACGCTATTGAGTTGATGCCGGTCAACGAGTTTGAAGGTAACTCCTCTTGGGGATACAACCCTTCCTTTTATTTTGCGGTGGATAAATACTACGGAACCAAAAATGATCTGAAAGCATTCATCGATGCCTGCCACTCACGCGGTATGGCGGTGATAATGGATATGGTTTTAAACCATTCATTTGGCCAGTCGCCCATGGTACAGTTATATTTTGATAAAGCCACTCAGAAACCTACCAGCGCTAACCCCTGGTTTAATGTAGACCCTAAGCATCCTTATAATGTGGGTTACGATTTTAACCATCAAAGTGCTGCCACTAAGTATTTCGCTAAGAATGTGATGAAGTTTTATATGCAGCAATACAAAATAGATGGCTACCGTTTTGATCTGGCAAAAGGATTTACACAAAACGTTAGTTCAGACGATGGCTCTTTTGCAGCTTACGATGCCAGCCGCGTGGCCATCTGGAACGAGTATAACACCTTCATCAAAAGCATTGATAACAACAACTTTTATAATATACTGGAATTTTTTGGCGGCGATCGCGAGGAAAAGGAACTATCAGATAATGGCATGATGCTTTGGAGCAACATCAACTATAACGTTAACGAAGCCACCATGGGCTATGTGCCTACATCAAACTTCGCGCGCCTTTATTTTACTAACCACAGCGGCTTTACCCAGCCGGATAATATTGTGAGTTACATGGAAAGCCATGACGAGGAGCGCCTCATGTATAAAAACATACAGTTTGGTAACAGTGGCGGTGCAAGCGGCTACAATGTAAAAACACTGGCAACTGCGCTCTCCCGCCAGGAGGCAGCTGCTGCGTTTCTTTTCACCGCTCCTGGCCCAAAAATGGTTTGGCAGTTTGGAGAATTGGGTTATGATGTTTCTATTGATCAGAATGGCCGCACAGGCGAGAAACCAATCCACTGGGAATATAATAACGATCCGCTTCGCCATAAGCTATACGCCACGTTTTCAAAGCTGATAAAAATGAAGATCAACAACGCGGTTTTTGCTACTTCAACTATCACCTACAATGCAGCCGGTTCTATAAAAACGGCCTACTTAACGGGAACAGGCGGCACCAACGTGGTTGTTGCGGGCAACTTTGATGTAAACACTCAGTCGGCAACACTGGCCTTCCCAAGCGCAGGTACCTGGTACGATTACATGACCGGTACGTCAATCAACGTTACCCTGCCGTACACGGTAAACTTCGCACCCGGCGAATACCACATTTACAGCAGTACGGTCTTGAAATAG
- a CDS encoding alpha-L-arabinofuranosidase: MNRTILIAFFGLCIATLTADGQSAKVYTIAADKIKAHIEPTMYGIFFEDINMAADGGVYAELVKNRSFEFNSHLTGWTEQQKAGGKGSIEVLDRTAERPDNAHTIKVDVNSNTGAFGLANEGFRGMGIKKGETYSFSVTARKPVFNAITLLVELHDANGAVIGTGKLSPASAAWKKYNVKFVATATANKASLYVWLKGKGAIELDMISLFPQHTWKNRPAGLRADLVQKLADMKPGFLRFPGGCIVEGRDLANRYQWKKSIGDIDKRENIINRWNTEFEHRQTPDYYQTFGLGFMEYFMTAEDIGASPLPILNCGMACQFNTGQLVPVDQLDPYVQDALDLIEFANGGPDTKWGKLRADLGHPKPFNLKMMGVGNEQWGEQYIERWKVFTKAIKDKYPYVKIISSVGPFAGGEEFKRLDKFFRSEHADILDEHYYQSPKWFLDNAKRYDNYDRQGPKIFAGEYAAQSKGGGSPENKNNWDCALSEAAFMTGLERNADIVNMASYAPLFAHVDGWQWKPDLIWFDNLKSYGSPSYYVQQLFGVNKGTDVVPLLQNGEMVSGQDGCYASASVDKATNELIIKFVNSGSTEQQVKFAVDGSRNYQKTALVTTLRSDSKETENTLEAPMAVSPVKSALTVSNKTLDLLVQPYTFKVIRLKMI; this comes from the coding sequence ATGAACCGGACTATCCTAATAGCCTTTTTCGGCTTGTGTATCGCTACCTTGACTGCAGATGGGCAATCTGCAAAAGTTTATACTATTGCCGCCGATAAAATAAAGGCACACATAGAGCCAACCATGTACGGGATCTTTTTCGAGGATATCAACATGGCCGCGGATGGCGGTGTTTACGCCGAACTGGTAAAGAACCGGTCGTTCGAGTTTAATTCGCATTTAACCGGGTGGACGGAGCAACAAAAGGCAGGCGGTAAAGGCAGCATTGAAGTGTTGGACCGTACCGCCGAACGCCCGGATAACGCTCATACAATTAAAGTTGATGTAAATTCCAATACCGGAGCCTTCGGGTTGGCAAACGAAGGGTTTAGAGGGATGGGGATAAAAAAGGGTGAAACCTACAGTTTTTCGGTAACGGCACGCAAACCGGTTTTCAATGCTATAACACTACTGGTTGAATTGCATGATGCTAACGGAGCCGTAATTGGTACCGGTAAGTTGTCGCCGGCATCTGCAGCCTGGAAAAAATATAATGTAAAATTTGTAGCAACGGCTACAGCCAATAAAGCCAGTTTATATGTTTGGCTAAAAGGGAAAGGCGCAATTGAGCTGGACATGATCTCCCTTTTTCCACAGCATACCTGGAAGAACCGCCCGGCGGGTTTACGTGCCGACCTGGTGCAAAAGCTGGCCGATATGAAACCCGGTTTTCTGCGTTTCCCCGGCGGCTGTATTGTTGAGGGCCGCGATCTGGCTAACCGTTATCAATGGAAAAAAAGCATCGGCGATATTGATAAACGTGAAAACATTATCAACCGCTGGAATACTGAATTTGAGCACCGCCAAACACCCGATTATTATCAGACCTTCGGGCTGGGCTTTATGGAATATTTTATGACGGCCGAGGATATTGGTGCTTCGCCGCTCCCTATTCTTAATTGCGGCATGGCTTGCCAGTTCAATACCGGGCAATTGGTGCCGGTAGATCAGCTGGACCCCTACGTGCAGGATGCTTTAGACCTGATAGAATTTGCAAATGGCGGTCCCGATACCAAGTGGGGTAAGCTTCGGGCAGATCTTGGGCACCCGAAACCATTCAACCTAAAAATGATGGGTGTAGGAAATGAGCAATGGGGTGAACAATACATCGAACGTTGGAAGGTATTTACCAAGGCCATCAAGGATAAGTACCCCTATGTGAAGATCATCTCCAGCGTTGGTCCGTTTGCAGGGGGCGAAGAGTTTAAGCGACTGGACAAATTTTTCAGAAGCGAGCACGCTGACATCCTGGACGAGCATTATTACCAGTCGCCCAAGTGGTTCTTGGATAATGCAAAGCGATATGATAATTACGACCGCCAGGGGCCAAAGATTTTTGCAGGCGAATATGCTGCGCAAAGTAAAGGAGGCGGTAGTCCCGAAAACAAGAACAACTGGGATTGCGCATTGTCTGAAGCCGCTTTCATGACGGGCCTGGAACGCAATGCAGATATTGTGAACATGGCATCCTATGCGCCGCTGTTTGCGCATGTGGATGGTTGGCAATGGAAACCAGATCTGATCTGGTTTGATAACCTGAAATCTTACGGATCCCCGAGTTATTATGTACAGCAACTATTCGGCGTAAATAAAGGTACCGATGTAGTGCCACTATTGCAAAATGGTGAAATGGTGAGCGGGCAGGATGGTTGCTACGCTAGTGCCAGTGTGGACAAGGCGACCAATGAATTGATCATCAAATTTGTAAATAGCGGCTCCACGGAACAGCAGGTTAAGTTTGCTGTTGATGGTTCAAGAAATTATCAGAAAACAGCCTTAGTAACTACGCTGCGCAGCGATAGTAAAGAAACAGAGAATACACTGGAAGCGCCAATGGCAGTTAGTCCCGTTAAAAGTGCTTTAACAGTTAGCAACAAGACGCTGGATTTGCTGGTGCAACCTTATACGTTTAAAGTGATTCGGCTAAAAATGATTTAA
- a CDS encoding exodeoxyribonuclease III: MRIATYNVNGINGRLPVLLRWLEETKPDVVCLQELKAPQEKFPEQAIADAGYNAIWHGQKSWNGVAILARGQEIKELKRGLPGEPEDEHSRYIEAFVNGVVVGCLYLPNGNPAPGPKYDYKLRWFQRLHEHAAGLLKSGLPVVLTGDYNAIPTELDAYKAERWVEDALFRPETRLAFKNLVDQGWTDAIRKLYPGEIIYTFWDYFRNAYGRNAGLRIDHFLLSPEVDKRLLAGGVDHQVRGWEKSSDHGPVWIEIGDE; the protein is encoded by the coding sequence ATGAGAATTGCTACTTATAATGTTAACGGAATAAACGGCCGCTTGCCGGTACTGCTGCGCTGGCTGGAAGAAACGAAACCAGATGTAGTTTGCCTGCAGGAATTAAAGGCTCCGCAGGAAAAATTCCCGGAACAGGCAATAGCCGATGCCGGTTATAACGCTATCTGGCACGGGCAGAAAAGCTGGAACGGTGTAGCCATTCTGGCCCGCGGGCAGGAGATCAAAGAACTGAAACGCGGCCTCCCCGGCGAACCGGAAGATGAGCACAGCCGCTATATCGAAGCATTTGTAAACGGCGTGGTAGTTGGTTGCCTGTACCTGCCAAACGGAAACCCGGCCCCGGGGCCTAAATATGATTATAAACTCCGTTGGTTCCAGCGCCTTCATGAGCATGCCGCCGGGCTGCTAAAAAGCGGTTTGCCCGTTGTTTTAACCGGTGATTATAACGCCATCCCTACCGAACTGGATGCCTACAAAGCCGAGCGCTGGGTGGAGGATGCCCTGTTTAGACCGGAAACGCGCCTGGCTTTTAAAAACCTGGTTGACCAGGGCTGGACGGATGCCATCCGGAAGCTGTACCCGGGTGAGATCATTTATACCTTTTGGGATTATTTCAGAAATGCTTACGGCCGCAACGCCGGTTTGCGGATAGACCACTTCTTGCTTTCGCCGGAGGTGGATAAACGACTGCTTGCCGGTGGTGTAGATCACCAGGTACGCGGCTGGGAAAAATCAAGCGATCATGGCCCGGTTTGGATAGAAATTGGTGACGAGTAA
- a CDS encoding alpha-galactosidase has product MKNFFTLSVLLPAALLLTSTVLAQDVTIPVETKHNALVLQTDAEKNLKMVYFGTRLADSKEYAQVKKMYRQADDSGVLDDAYLPSGSTGLAEPAITVTHADGNKSLNLYYVSHTVTKIDDNVSLLAINLKDPAYAFAVTLYYKTFFNEDVTEQWSVIKHGEKGVVTLNKFASANLNLKGDSFWLKQYHGNWASEMQPEESKLTHGIKTIDTKLGTRANLYEPSMFMVSIDKPATEDEGKVLFGAMEWSGNFREDFELDVSNNLRVIAGINNAASEYHLKPGEEFTTPAFLYTYSDQGKGDASRKLQRWARKYKIVDGEGQRLTLLNNWESTYFDFNETKLAELLKDTKKLGVDLFLLDDGWFGNKYPRNGDNAGLGDWQENRQKLPSGIGSLVKEAQANGVKFGIWIEPEMVNPKSELYEKHPDWVIKQPNRPEKYFRNQLVLDLSNPKVQDFVYGIVDDLFTKNPALAYIKWDCNAVIYNAYSAYLKKDQSHLYIDYVRGLYKVLDRVRAKYPKVPLMLCSGGGGRVDYGALKYFTEYWPSDNTEPLERVFLQWEYSYFFPAITSSNHVTDWGKQPIKFRVDVAMMGKLGFDIVVSKLTPKELAFCQDALKSYDALKDVIWHGDQYRLQSPWDNDAAALMYVNDARSTAVVFNYLVNNRFDKGTKSPIRLKGLDPQKKYSVKEINVYPGSKSVLPAGEVYSGDFLMNIGLNPEVSASHTSVVLQLDEVR; this is encoded by the coding sequence GTGAAAAACTTCTTTACCCTATCAGTGCTTCTGCCGGCGGCTTTGTTGCTAACGTCAACCGTTTTGGCGCAGGATGTAACCATCCCCGTTGAAACCAAACACAACGCCCTGGTACTGCAAACCGATGCAGAGAAAAACCTGAAAATGGTTTACTTTGGTACCCGGCTGGCCGATAGCAAGGAATACGCACAGGTTAAAAAGATGTACCGGCAGGCCGATGATTCCGGCGTGCTGGATGATGCCTACCTGCCATCCGGCTCTACCGGTTTGGCCGAACCGGCTATTACGGTTACTCATGCCGATGGCAATAAATCGCTCAACTTATATTACGTAAGCCATACCGTTACCAAAATTGATGATAACGTGTCCTTACTGGCCATCAACCTTAAAGACCCTGCTTATGCCTTTGCCGTAACTTTATATTACAAAACGTTTTTCAACGAGGATGTTACCGAGCAGTGGAGCGTGATCAAACACGGTGAAAAGGGCGTTGTTACCCTCAATAAATTTGCCTCAGCTAACCTTAACCTAAAAGGCGATAGCTTTTGGCTGAAGCAATACCACGGCAACTGGGCGTCTGAAATGCAGCCCGAAGAAAGTAAATTAACGCACGGCATCAAAACCATCGACACCAAACTGGGTACCCGCGCCAATTTGTACGAACCATCTATGTTTATGGTATCCATTGATAAACCTGCTACCGAAGATGAGGGGAAGGTGCTGTTTGGTGCAATGGAATGGTCTGGCAATTTCCGGGAGGATTTTGAATTGGATGTATCCAATAACCTGCGTGTAATTGCAGGCATCAATAATGCGGCTTCAGAATACCACTTAAAACCGGGCGAAGAATTTACTACCCCCGCATTCCTGTACACCTATTCGGACCAGGGCAAGGGAGATGCCAGTCGCAAATTGCAGCGCTGGGCACGCAAGTATAAAATTGTAGACGGCGAGGGCCAGCGGCTAACGCTGTTGAATAACTGGGAATCTACCTATTTCGACTTTAATGAAACCAAGCTGGCAGAACTATTGAAGGATACCAAAAAGCTGGGTGTCGACCTGTTTTTGCTGGATGATGGCTGGTTTGGGAACAAGTACCCACGCAACGGTGATAACGCCGGACTGGGCGATTGGCAGGAGAACCGCCAAAAACTGCCGAGCGGCATTGGTTCGCTGGTAAAAGAAGCGCAGGCAAACGGTGTGAAGTTCGGTATTTGGATAGAGCCCGAGATGGTGAACCCCAAAAGCGAACTTTATGAAAAGCACCCGGACTGGGTCATTAAACAGCCCAACCGCCCCGAGAAATATTTTCGTAACCAGCTGGTGCTGGATCTCAGCAACCCTAAGGTGCAGGATTTTGTTTACGGTATTGTGGATGATCTGTTTACCAAAAACCCGGCCCTGGCCTATATTAAATGGGATTGTAACGCAGTGATCTATAATGCGTATTCGGCCTATTTAAAAAAGGATCAGTCGCATTTGTATATAGATTATGTACGCGGTTTATACAAGGTGCTGGATAGGGTAAGGGCGAAATATCCCAAAGTACCCTTGATGCTTTGCAGTGGTGGCGGCGGCCGGGTAGATTACGGCGCGCTTAAATATTTTACCGAATACTGGCCAAGTGACAATACCGAACCGCTGGAACGGGTGTTTTTACAATGGGAATATTCCTACTTTTTCCCGGCGATCACCAGCTCAAATCACGTTACCGACTGGGGCAAGCAGCCTATCAAATTCCGCGTGGATGTGGCCATGATGGGCAAATTAGGCTTTGATATTGTGGTGAGCAAGCTGACCCCAAAAGAACTGGCCTTTTGCCAGGACGCGCTAAAAAGTTATGATGCTTTGAAGGATGTGATCTGGCACGGCGATCAGTATCGTTTACAAAGCCCCTGGGATAATGATGCCGCCGCGCTGATGTATGTTAACGATGCCAGATCAACAGCGGTAGTATTTAATTATTTGGTTAATAACCGCTTTGATAAGGGTACGAAATCACCCATCCGCCTTAAGGGTCTTGATCCGCAAAAGAAATATTCGGTTAAAGAGATCAATGTGTATCCCGGCAGCAAGTCCGTATTGCCTGCCGGCGAGGTATACAGCGGCGATTTTTTAATGAACATAGGACTTAACCCCGAAGTAAGCGCTTCCCACACCAGTGTGGTGTTGCAGCTGGATGAGGTAAGATAG
- a CDS encoding two-component system response regulator: MKHSLLLVEDDGDLAAHLAQYLQIRGFLVDCAGDGFVARQYLLENQYDLLLVDVMMPREDGFSLALHLRSNHPQTPFLFLTARNQKHDVLKGLGLGADDYITKPFDVEELVLRLQNILKRTRVNSPEPEAYKIGSYILDFKNLSLAGPSGHRALTDKEARLLKLLCLNKGNLINREKVLREIWGEPDFFNGRSLDVFVSRLRKYLSEDTCVQLESIRGIGFRLSENC, encoded by the coding sequence ATGAAGCATAGCCTCTTACTAGTTGAAGATGATGGAGATCTTGCTGCTCACTTGGCTCAATATCTTCAAATCCGGGGTTTTTTGGTGGATTGTGCAGGGGACGGTTTTGTAGCACGGCAATACTTACTAGAGAATCAATACGACCTGTTGCTGGTAGACGTCATGATGCCTAGAGAGGATGGATTTAGCTTGGCGTTGCATCTCAGAAGCAATCATCCTCAAACACCTTTTCTGTTTTTAACCGCACGAAACCAAAAGCATGATGTGCTGAAAGGCCTGGGCCTGGGTGCCGATGATTACATTACCAAACCTTTTGATGTAGAAGAATTGGTGTTACGCCTGCAAAATATTTTAAAGAGAACCAGGGTGAATAGTCCGGAACCGGAAGCATATAAAATAGGATCTTATATCCTTGACTTTAAAAATTTATCCCTCGCGGGTCCTTCAGGTCATCGGGCACTTACTGATAAAGAAGCCCGTTTGTTAAAGTTGCTTTGTTTGAACAAGGGAAACCTGATAAATAGGGAAAAGGTCTTACGCGAAATATGGGGTGAGCCGGACTTTTTTAATGGCCGTAGCCTGGATGTGTTCGTCAGCCGCTTACGTAAATATTTGTCTGAAGATACATGCGTTCAACTTGAAAGCATTCGCGGAATCGGTTTTCGGTTAAGTGAAAATTGTTAA
- a CDS encoding ABC transporter ATP-binding protein — MALEIKGLSKQYNATKIGLSDYSISIDKGILGLLGPNGAGKSTLMKIIATISKPTSGTLFLDGVDIVSNPNFLRKVLGYLPQDFGVYPNLNAYEFLEYIAAMKGVGGKGLSQRIDMLLESVNLTADAKKPIGTYSGGMKQRVGIAQALLNDPKVLIFDEPTVGLDPEERVRFRQLITELANDCIIILSSHIVSDIETIADEVAIMKGGKLVTKGYPHQIIEQANGQIFEILLDNTDVAGFKARYQVIDSGRHDTRTRIRFINPDKFTIPASRAIDASLEDAYLLLTQNKA; from the coding sequence ATGGCATTAGAAATTAAAGGATTATCCAAACAATACAACGCAACTAAAATCGGTTTATCAGACTATTCTATTTCGATTGACAAAGGTATACTTGGGCTGCTGGGGCCAAATGGGGCTGGTAAATCAACCTTAATGAAGATTATCGCTACAATAAGTAAGCCTACGAGTGGCACTTTATTCTTAGACGGTGTCGACATTGTAAGCAACCCGAATTTTCTTCGTAAAGTATTGGGCTACCTGCCTCAGGATTTTGGCGTATACCCGAATTTAAATGCTTATGAGTTTTTGGAATACATCGCAGCGATGAAAGGTGTAGGCGGTAAAGGTTTAAGCCAGCGTATCGACATGCTTTTAGAAAGCGTTAACCTTACTGCTGATGCTAAAAAGCCTATTGGTACCTATTCCGGGGGGATGAAGCAACGCGTTGGCATTGCGCAGGCTTTGCTCAACGACCCAAAAGTGCTGATATTTGATGAACCCACAGTAGGCCTTGACCCGGAAGAACGGGTGAGGTTCAGGCAACTGATCACTGAACTTGCAAATGATTGTATCATTATTCTTTCCTCGCACATCGTATCAGACATTGAAACCATTGCTGATGAAGTAGCTATTATGAAAGGCGGGAAACTGGTTACCAAAGGTTACCCGCATCAGATTATTGAACAGGCCAATGGACAAATATTTGAAATACTATTAGATAACACAGATGTTGCTGGATTTAAAGCCCGTTACCAGGTCATTGATTCCGGACGCCACGACACCCGTACCAGAATACGTTTCATCAATCCCGACAAATTTACTATCCCTGCATCAAGGGCTATTGATGCCAGTTTGGAAGACGCTTACTTACTATTAACTCAAAACAAAGCTTAA
- a CDS encoding DNA-directed RNA polymerase subunit beta: MSSVEISSSEAIDILIVIDTEYVKKTYPHPSQDPNNPTGIDHTSQFMICSDPRGGISGQGTADLNFRANPGDTVWFRGTSIYQNSDDAVIVYNIKYWSGDKVFNQFTPVLVKRNRAVMPDVNTSNGLPAVQAALNFTSLNTTVSQSGTENFYVYIALYTLGSDGQTQNLFGYYFWDPSCTVPA, translated from the coding sequence ATGAGTTCAGTAGAAATTTCGTCTTCAGAGGCGATTGACATCCTCATCGTAATCGACACCGAGTACGTGAAAAAAACTTACCCTCACCCAAGCCAGGATCCAAACAATCCAACCGGCATTGATCACACCAGCCAGTTTATGATCTGCAGCGACCCGCGCGGGGGCATTAGCGGACAGGGAACTGCCGACCTTAACTTTAGAGCCAACCCGGGCGATACCGTATGGTTCAGAGGCACATCTATTTATCAAAATTCAGATGATGCGGTTATTGTTTACAACATTAAATATTGGAGCGGTGATAAAGTTTTCAATCAGTTTACTCCCGTATTGGTAAAACGTAACCGTGCGGTTATGCCGGATGTAAACACATCAAACGGCCTGCCTGCTGTTCAGGCAGCGTTAAACTTTACCAGTTTAAATACTACAGTAAGCCAGTCTGGTACCGAGAATTTCTATGTATACATTGCCTTGTATACTTTAGGGAGCGATGGCCAGACTCAAAACCTTTTCGGTTACTATTTCTGGGATCCAAGCTGCACAGTACCTGCCTAA
- a CDS encoding DNA-binding response regulator, whose amino-acid sequence MNTICLVEDEEKVSSFIKKGLNEHDFAVDVYQSGRDALQALPQKDYNLVILDVMLPDISGIEVCRQLRMHQPQLPVLMLSALDSIDDRVNGLHSGADDYLVKPFHFNELLARIEALLRRKKLAETVSHILAFGGLKLNTWTKTAERDGKQITLTAKEYSLLELFINHPNKLLSREYIMETVWGISFDTGTNMVDVYVNYLRNKIQKGFDKKLIHTVIGMGYILKD is encoded by the coding sequence ATGAACACCATTTGCCTGGTAGAGGATGAAGAGAAGGTGTCGTCTTTCATAAAAAAGGGGCTAAACGAACACGACTTTGCGGTAGATGTTTACCAAAGCGGGCGCGATGCTTTACAGGCCCTGCCGCAGAAAGATTATAATTTGGTGATACTGGATGTAATGCTGCCCGATATAAGCGGCATTGAAGTGTGCAGGCAGCTGCGAATGCACCAGCCGCAATTGCCGGTTTTGATGCTGAGTGCGCTGGATAGTATTGACGACAGGGTGAACGGCCTCCATTCTGGTGCGGACGACTATTTGGTAAAACCATTTCATTTTAATGAGCTTTTAGCTCGCATAGAGGCGCTGTTACGGCGAAAGAAACTGGCTGAAACGGTAAGCCATATCCTTGCTTTTGGCGGCCTTAAATTGAATACCTGGACCAAAACCGCAGAACGCGATGGCAAGCAAATTACCTTAACCGCAAAAGAATACAGTTTGCTGGAACTGTTTATAAATCATCCAAATAAGTTGCTTTCACGGGAGTACATTATGGAAACCGTTTGGGGGATAAGCTTTGATACCGGTACCAACATGGTAGATGTGTATGTGAATTACCTGCGTAATAAGATCCAGAAGGGGTTTGATAAAAAGCTGATCCATACCGTAATTGGTATGGGCTATATTTTAAAGGATTAA